A window of the Bradyrhizobium ottawaense genome harbors these coding sequences:
- a CDS encoding (2Fe-2S)-binding protein, translating into MATTLTINGEPKSFDAPADMPLLWVLRDILGLTGTKFGCGIAQCGACTVHIDGKPVRSCVLPVGAVRDRPVTTIEGVGASPAGAKVQKAWLDLEVIQCGYCQSGQIMSAAALLAATPNPDDSDIDAAMAGNICRCGTYVRIREAIKQAATGRQS; encoded by the coding sequence ATGGCAACCACGCTGACCATTAATGGCGAACCAAAATCTTTTGACGCCCCCGCCGACATGCCCCTGCTCTGGGTGCTGCGCGACATCCTCGGATTGACCGGCACCAAATTCGGCTGCGGCATCGCCCAATGCGGCGCCTGCACGGTGCATATCGACGGCAAACCGGTACGCTCCTGCGTGCTGCCGGTCGGCGCGGTGCGCGATCGCCCGGTGACCACCATCGAAGGTGTCGGCGCGTCGCCCGCCGGGGCGAAGGTGCAAAAGGCCTGGCTCGATCTCGAAGTGATCCAGTGCGGCTATTGCCAGTCCGGCCAGATCATGTCGGCCGCGGCGCTGCTTGCCGCCACGCCTAATCCCGACGATTCCGACATCGACGCTGCAATGGCCGGAAATATCTGCCGCTGCGGCACTTATGTGCGCATTCGCGAAGCCATCAAGCAAGCCGCGACCGGACGCCAGTCGTAG